One window from the genome of Pieris napi chromosome 12, ilPieNapi1.2, whole genome shotgun sequence encodes:
- the LOC125054893 gene encoding INO80 complex subunit B, whose amino-acid sequence MVRRLREQSTTEDEIVIDTSPQKKHKRHKHKKKKRKPDYEYDSDTSIDVSHEDVLDKPYKIKSRKEAPGTAAELLKAQTMKSSDYRKSMPGSSSTTPPKVPSKKKKGKGRDSGTSSEEERWLDAIKSGKLEEVDEELKKIKPKDPKMMTARQRAMYERGTDKETSPGGEVLLALPSGYKEKVMTAEALQKAALKSQKRKQLADEKREKDKKKTMDRLLKKQESKNLKNAHRGKPTRKQEPMIVYKNNNNTITLTFPPGMEIPLTCKATIDQPKALKCGIEGCNNDKKYNCSKTDVPLCSLECYKINIALQH is encoded by the exons ATGGTCCGCAGACTTCGTGAACAAAGTACTACAGAAGATGAAATAGTAAttg ATACATCACCACAAAAAAAGCATAAGCGACATAAgcataagaagaaaaaaagaaagccTGATTATGAGTATGATAGTGATACCTCTATTGATGTGTCCCATGAAGATGTACTGGATAagccatataaaataaaaagtagaaAAGAAGCCCCTGGCACAGCTGCTGAATTACTAAAGGCTCAAACTATGAAATCATCTGATTATCGTAAGTCTATGCCAGGATCTTCATCAACCACTCCCCCAAAAGTGCCCTCCAAGAAAAAGAAAGGTAAAGGTCGTGATAGTGGTACATCTAGCGAAGAAGAGAGATGGTTGGATGCCATTAAGTCAGGCAAACTGGAAGAA gttGATgaagaattaaagaaaataaaaccaaaagaCCCCAAAATGATGACTGCTAGACAAAGAGCAATGTATGAAAGAGGTACTGACAAAGAAACTAGCCCCGGTGGAGAAGTGTTACTTGCTTTACCTTCTGGATACAAAGAAAAAGTGATGACTGCAGAGGCTCTTCAAAAAGCTGCTTTAAAGTCACAAAAACGAAAACAATTAGCAGATGAAAAACGAGAAAAggataaaaagaaaactatgGATCGACTTCTAAAAAAGCAAGAAtcaaaaaaccttaaaaacgctcacaGGGGCAAACCAACAAGGAAACAAGAACCAatgattgtttataaaaataataataacacaatAACTTTAACTTTTCCACCAGGAATGGAAATTCCTCTAACATGTAAGGCTACTATTGACCAACCAAAGGCTTTAAAATGTGGGATTGAAGGctgtaataatgataaaaaatataactgcTCCAAAACTGATGTACCACTTTGTAGTTTAGAatgttacaaaattaatattgcacTTCAACATTAA
- the LOC125054894 gene encoding BTB/POZ domain-containing adapter for CUL3-mediated RhoA degradation protein 3 codes for MSGDHKTLIKGSPSQYVKLNVGGTLFYTTIGTLTKSDNMLRTMFSGRMEVLTDSEGWILIDRCGRHFGTILNYLRDGTVALPDSYREIIELLAEAKYFLIEELTESCQQALAKKEREAEPICRVPLITSQKEEQLLIMSTSKPVVKLLINRHNNKYSYTSTSDDNLLKNIELFDKLSLRFSGRVLFIKDVIGSNEICCWSFFGHGKKCAEVCCTSIVYATDRKHTKVEFPEARIYEETLGILLYESRNGPDQDLIQATSSRGAVGGLSCTSDEEEERSGLARLRSNKQNNQS; via the exons ATGTCGGGCGATCACAAAACGCTGATAAAAGGCAGCCCATCccaatatgttaaattaaacgtGGGTGGtacattattttacacaacTATTGGGACATTAACAAAGAGTGATAACATGTTAAGGACGATGTTCAGTGGTAGAATGGAAGTCTTGACAGATTCTGAAG GTTGGATTCTAATTGATCGCTGTGGAAGACATTTTGGTAccattttgaattatttgcGAGATGGTACTGTTGCATTACCAGATTCGTATCGTGAGATTATAGAATTGCTTGCTGAAgccaaatattttcttattgagGAATTGACCGAGTCATGCCAACAGGCATTAGCCAAGAAAGAAAGGGAAGCTGAGCCTATTTGTAGAGTTCCTCTAATTACATCCCAAAAAGAAGAACAATTACTCATTATGTCAACTTCTAAG CCTGTTGTTAAACTGCTTATTAAccgacataataataaatattcctaCACAAGCACTTCTGATGACAATTTACTTAAGAATATAGAGTTGTTTGACAAGCTGTCGCTGCGCTTCAGCGGAAGAGTACTTTTCATAAAAGATGTAATTGGTTCTAATGAAATTTGTTGTTGGTCCTTCTTTGGACATGGCAAAAAGTGTGCTGAAGTTTGCTGTACTTCTATTGTGTATGCAACAGACAGAAAGCACACTAAAGTTGAATTTCCTGAGGCTAGAATTTATGAAGAGACTTTGGGGATTTTGCTTTATGAAAGTAGAAATGGACCAGATCAAGACTTAATACAGGCAACATCTTCTCGAGGTGCAGTTGGAGGGCTCTCCTGTACTAGTGATGAAGAGGAAGAGCGTTCTGGACTTGCTCGACTCAggtcaaataaacaaaataatcagTCTTAG